From Acidobacteriota bacterium, the proteins below share one genomic window:
- a CDS encoding amidohydrolase, whose amino-acid sequence MLAASMPGRTHDAPKLDDLKREAISEVEGLRVLTQQMVDQIFSYSELGFQEYETSKYITGILEKNGFNVERGVAGMPTAWVATYGSGKPVIGFITDIDCIPRASQKPGIAYHDPLVEGAPGHGEGHNSGQGVNVTAAIVLKKLMEKYKIAGTIKLFPGVAEELVAAKAFFVRAGLFKDVDIVLGSHVDSDFATSYGQTATNSGLVSVQYFFHGKAAHAAGAPWSGRSALDAVELMNTAWNFRREHLRLQQRSHYVIIDGGDQPNVVPSEAAVWYYFRELEYPRIKELYELGNKMAQAATMMTDTTVTQRIVGSAWPCHFNKPIAEVQQKNIEMVGMPEWSEADQTLAKALQKEIGAKVEGLKMKVKPLEPPKDPTGGGSDDVGDISWNVPMVYLRYPANIPNLPGHAWPNAVAMATPLAHKGSTAGAKVQAMTALDYLLSPELIKQAWTYFNDVQTKDIKYAPLINPTDQPAIELNKEKMERSRPELKKYYYDAAKYKTYLEQLGIQYPTVKK is encoded by the coding sequence ATGCTGGCTGCCAGTATGCCGGGTCGAACTCACGACGCGCCGAAGCTCGACGACCTGAAGCGCGAGGCGATCTCCGAAGTCGAAGGGCTTCGCGTCCTGACCCAGCAGATGGTCGATCAAATATTTAGCTACAGCGAACTGGGTTTTCAGGAATACGAGACTTCGAAATACATCACCGGGATCCTGGAGAAGAATGGATTCAACGTTGAGCGCGGCGTCGCCGGAATGCCAACCGCCTGGGTGGCGACTTACGGTTCGGGCAAGCCGGTTATCGGGTTCATTACAGACATCGACTGCATCCCTCGAGCTTCGCAGAAGCCCGGCATCGCTTATCACGATCCCCTCGTCGAAGGCGCGCCCGGCCACGGCGAAGGCCATAACTCCGGGCAGGGTGTGAATGTGACGGCGGCAATCGTCCTGAAAAAGCTGATGGAGAAATACAAGATCGCCGGGACGATAAAGCTCTTTCCGGGAGTCGCCGAAGAACTGGTCGCTGCAAAAGCATTCTTCGTGCGAGCCGGATTATTCAAAGACGTCGACATCGTGCTTGGCTCTCACGTCGATTCGGACTTTGCGACCAGCTATGGCCAGACGGCGACCAACAGCGGACTGGTATCGGTTCAGTACTTCTTTCACGGCAAAGCGGCTCACGCAGCGGGCGCGCCGTGGTCGGGACGAAGCGCGCTCGATGCGGTCGAGTTGATGAACACTGCGTGGAACTTCCGCCGTGAGCATTTGAGGCTTCAGCAGCGATCGCATTACGTGATCATCGACGGCGGGGATCAGCCTAACGTCGTGCCCTCGGAAGCCGCGGTCTGGTACTACTTCCGCGAGCTGGAGTATCCGCGCATCAAGGAACTCTACGAGCTTGGCAACAAGATGGCTCAAGCGGCGACGATGATGACCGATACTACGGTTACTCAACGCATCGTCGGTTCGGCGTGGCCTTGCCACTTCAACAAACCGATCGCCGAGGTGCAACAGAAGAACATCGAGATGGTCGGCATGCCTGAATGGAGCGAGGCGGATCAGACGCTCGCGAAAGCCTTGCAGAAGGAAATCGGCGCGAAGGTTGAGGGCTTGAAGATGAAGGTCAAGCCGCTCGAGCCGCCAAAAGATCCGACCGGCGGCGGCTCGGATGATGTAGGCGACATTTCTTGGAACGTGCCGATGGTTTACTTGCGCTACCCTGCGAACATTCCGAACTTGCCGGGCCACGCCTGGCCAAACGCGGTGGCGATGGCGACTCCGCTGGCGCACAAAGGCTCGACGGCCGGCGCGAAAGTTCAAGCGATGACGGCACTCGACTACTTGCTGTCACCGGAGTTGATCAAGCAAGCGTGGACCTACTTCAACGATGTTCAAACGAAGGACATCAAGTACGCACCGCTGATCAATCCGACCGATCAACCGGCGATTGAGCTGAACAAAGAGAAGATGGAAAGGTCCCGGCCTGAGCTGAAGAAGTATTACTACGACGCGGCGAAGTACAAGACTTATCTGGAGCAACTCGGGATACAGTATCCGACGGTCAAGAAGTAA
- a CDS encoding Uma2 family endonuclease, which translates to MHPILEHSAPDPLVLHLGPVIQQMSDEEYYQFCQLHPDLRIERTSEGDLIIMPPTGGETGRSNFNLSGLFSNWVMADGTGVGFDSSTEFALPNGAFRSPDVAWVRNERWEALTAEERRRFPPLCPDFVIELRSDTDRLSTLQAKMQEYIDNGAQLGWLIDPLKKKVWVYRQNAEVECLDSPVSVNGDPVLAGFVLPLDRIWR; encoded by the coding sequence ATGCATCCGATACTCGAACATAGCGCTCCTGATCCTCTGGTCCTGCATCTGGGTCCGGTAATCCAACAAATGAGTGACGAAGAGTATTATCAGTTCTGCCAGCTCCATCCCGACTTGCGGATTGAACGCACGAGCGAAGGAGACTTGATCATTATGCCCCCGACAGGAGGAGAAACCGGACGCAGCAACTTCAATCTGTCAGGTCTGTTTTCCAATTGGGTGATGGCGGACGGCACCGGCGTGGGTTTTGATTCTTCTACTGAGTTCGCCTTGCCCAACGGAGCGTTCCGCTCACCGGATGTGGCGTGGGTCAGGAATGAGCGGTGGGAAGCACTCACCGCGGAAGAACGCAGGAGATTTCCGCCGCTTTGCCCGGACTTTGTGATTGAACTGCGCTCCGACACTGACCGCCTCAGCACCCTCCAGGCGAAGATGCAGGAGTACATCGACAACGGAGCGCAACTTGGCTGGCTCATTGATCCGCTGAAGAAGAAAGTCTGGGTTTACCGGCAGAACGCCGAGGTCGAATGTCTCGATAGTCCTGTATCGGTGAACGGGGATCCGGTTCTTGCGGGGTTCGTATTGCCTCTTGACAGAATCTGGCGCTGA
- a CDS encoding M14 family zinc carboxypeptidase gives MNRGRLFALRQTCALLIACVALAMFAATGRAADPRSAPQKKDKAKTGAPASKINEEYTAKIKEYTTEKYFLTELVDHLPASDKVPSPDKVLGYVVGTPNKLTYTKDMYRYYRELEKSSPRVRVFTAPERSEEGKEQMLVVVSDEANIAKLDRYKEITAKLADPRKTDAAAAQQLIGEGKAFYWASGSIHSPEQGSPEMLMELAYRLAVEDSPVIEAIRKNVIVMITPALEVDGRDRAVDLYNYRKANPNKQTPPLLYWGKYVAHDNNRDGLGMALALSRNQMKTFLEYHPVVLHDLHESVPFLYTSTGTGPYNAWLDPLVIDEWHVLAYHEIEEMTKRGVPGVWTHGFYDGWAPNYMFYVANGHNSIGRFYETFGGQGADTSVRNVGAQSGRDWFRPNPPLPWVKWSIRNNINMQQSAILFAMNYVANQKDRFLNNFYIKSKRSISKATNEGPYAWVIPGDTPRPVEAADMINLLRLMGVEVQTATKEFAFKEQRFPAGSYIVRMDQPYSRMADMLFDTQYYNVNDPRPYDDTGWTLGALRNVKTVRITDKAILEAPMVLLTSDVRVRGKIAGSAATAGFVINHTADNTLATLRYKLKDVKMEAAEDSFKIADQQFNAGSFIIKTEGNPADARQRLDAAVTELGLTALAVDKLPEVKSHEIAAARIAIVHTWTNTQNEGWYRIEFDRLQIPYSYISVHVLRDTPNLKDKYDVILFPPVGGSAQSIVNGMPKRGDPVPWKQSELTPNFGFSPDQTDDMRGGIELRGVLNLQRFIEDGGLFITITNISQIPIDYGITTGVTIEPSRQLQARGSIFNATFADKKSPIAYGYGDSLPVYFNQAPLLNVSALPGGFGGGGGGGGGGGGGGGVAPGQRPSGRGTMTDPDIIQSMPQAGQRPQQQTRPGEEGIPEEMRQFAAALIPPVNMRPRVVLRFNTNEKELLISGMLAGGSELAGKAAVVDVPVGKGHVVMFANNPMWRHQTQGSFFLLFNAAMNYNNLGAGRPEPPARRPDAATGNDQ, from the coding sequence ATGAACCGAGGACGCTTGTTTGCTCTCAGGCAGACGTGTGCGCTTCTGATTGCCTGCGTGGCGCTCGCAATGTTCGCCGCTACCGGCCGCGCTGCTGATCCGCGATCCGCACCGCAAAAGAAAGACAAGGCCAAGACTGGCGCGCCCGCCTCGAAGATCAACGAGGAGTACACGGCGAAGATCAAAGAGTACACGACCGAGAAATACTTTCTAACCGAGCTTGTCGATCACCTGCCGGCGTCGGACAAAGTGCCCTCGCCCGATAAGGTCCTCGGCTACGTCGTGGGCACGCCCAACAAGCTCACCTACACGAAGGATATGTATCGCTACTATCGCGAGCTTGAGAAGTCCAGTCCCCGGGTTCGGGTGTTCACTGCGCCCGAACGCTCCGAGGAAGGCAAGGAGCAGATGCTCGTGGTGGTCAGCGACGAAGCGAATATCGCGAAGCTCGACCGCTACAAGGAGATCACGGCAAAGCTTGCCGACCCGCGCAAGACGGACGCCGCCGCGGCTCAACAGTTGATCGGCGAAGGCAAGGCTTTCTACTGGGCGTCGGGATCAATCCACTCGCCCGAGCAAGGCTCGCCCGAGATGTTGATGGAGCTTGCCTATCGGCTGGCCGTCGAGGATTCGCCGGTCATCGAGGCAATACGCAAGAACGTCATCGTGATGATCACCCCCGCACTCGAAGTAGATGGCCGAGATCGTGCGGTTGATCTGTACAACTATCGCAAGGCGAATCCGAATAAGCAGACGCCGCCACTGCTGTACTGGGGCAAGTACGTCGCGCACGACAACAACCGGGACGGGCTCGGCATGGCGCTTGCGCTATCCCGGAACCAGATGAAGACGTTCCTCGAGTATCATCCGGTTGTGCTTCACGACCTGCACGAATCAGTCCCGTTCCTGTACACATCGACCGGAACTGGTCCATACAACGCGTGGCTCGACCCGCTGGTCATCGATGAGTGGCACGTGCTCGCCTATCACGAGATCGAAGAGATGACCAAACGCGGAGTGCCCGGTGTGTGGACTCACGGGTTCTACGATGGATGGGCGCCGAACTATATGTTCTACGTCGCGAACGGGCACAACTCGATCGGAAGGTTCTACGAGACGTTTGGTGGACAGGGCGCGGACACCAGCGTTCGCAACGTTGGCGCGCAGTCCGGGCGCGATTGGTTCCGTCCCAATCCACCGCTTCCGTGGGTGAAGTGGTCGATCCGAAACAACATCAACATGCAGCAATCGGCGATCCTGTTCGCGATGAATTACGTCGCAAATCAGAAGGACCGCTTCCTGAACAACTTTTACATCAAGAGCAAGCGGTCGATTTCCAAGGCCACAAACGAAGGGCCTTATGCATGGGTGATCCCGGGCGACACTCCGCGTCCGGTTGAAGCAGCAGACATGATAAACCTCCTTCGCTTGATGGGAGTCGAAGTTCAGACGGCAACGAAGGAATTTGCCTTCAAAGAGCAAAGGTTTCCGGCGGGTTCTTACATCGTTCGCATGGACCAACCGTATTCGCGAATGGCGGACATGCTCTTCGACACCCAGTACTACAACGTGAACGACCCACGGCCCTACGACGACACGGGTTGGACGCTGGGCGCGCTTCGCAACGTGAAGACGGTGCGGATCACCGATAAGGCGATCCTTGAAGCCCCGATGGTGTTGCTGACCAGTGACGTCAGGGTTCGGGGCAAGATCGCGGGATCGGCTGCCACAGCCGGTTTCGTCATCAATCACACCGCGGACAACACGCTGGCAACGCTTCGGTACAAGCTCAAGGACGTAAAGATGGAAGCGGCCGAAGACTCGTTCAAGATCGCCGATCAGCAGTTCAACGCCGGCTCGTTCATCATCAAGACCGAAGGCAATCCGGCGGACGCACGTCAGCGGCTCGATGCGGCGGTGACGGAACTGGGATTGACGGCGCTGGCGGTCGACAAGCTGCCTGAAGTAAAGAGTCACGAGATCGCCGCGGCGCGCATCGCCATAGTTCACACCTGGACCAATACTCAGAACGAAGGCTGGTACAGAATCGAGTTCGACCGCTTGCAGATTCCTTACTCGTACATTTCGGTTCACGTGCTCCGCGACACGCCAAACCTCAAGGATAAGTACGACGTGATCCTCTTCCCGCCCGTCGGCGGCTCGGCTCAGTCGATCGTCAACGGCATGCCAAAGCGGGGCGACCCGGTGCCCTGGAAGCAGTCCGAGTTGACCCCGAACTTTGGTTTCTCGCCCGATCAAACGGACGACATGCGCGGGGGCATCGAGCTTCGGGGCGTATTGAATCTCCAGCGGTTCATCGAGGACGGGGGATTGTTCATCACGATCACCAACATCTCGCAGATCCCGATCGACTATGGCATCACGACAGGAGTCACGATAGAACCCTCCCGTCAGCTTCAAGCGCGCGGTTCGATTTTCAACGCGACGTTTGCGGATAAGAAGAGCCCGATCGCCTACGGCTATGGTGACTCGCTTCCGGTCTACTTCAATCAGGCGCCTTTGTTGAACGTGAGCGCGCTGCCGGGTGGCTTCGGCGGCGGAGGAGGCGGCGGTGGGGGTGGCGGCGGAGGAGGCGGCGTCGCTCCAGGCCAGCGGCCATCAGGCCGGGGAACGATGACCGATCCGGATATCATTCAGTCAATGCCGCAAGCCGGACAGCGTCCGCAACAACAGACGCGCCCCGGGGAAGAAGGCATCCCCGAGGAAATGCGTCAGTTCGCGGCAGCGCTGATTCCGCCTGTGAATATGAGGCCGCGAGTCGTGCTGCGCTTCAACACGAATGAGAAGGAGCTGCTGATTAGCGGAATGCTGGCCGGCGGGTCGGAGCTTGCGGGCAAGGCGGCGGTCGTCGATGTGCCTGTAGGCAAGGGTCACGTGGTGATGTTCGCGAACAACCCGATGTGGCGGCATCAGACTCAGGGAAGCTTCTTCTTGTTGTTCAACGCGGCGATGAACTACAACAACCTTGGCGCTGGAAGGCCCGAGCCTCCCGCAAGACGACCAGACGCAGCAACCGGGAACGATCAATAG